From Pagrus major chromosome 9, Pma_NU_1.0, the proteins below share one genomic window:
- the LOC141002609 gene encoding LOW QUALITY PROTEIN: uncharacterized protein (The sequence of the model RefSeq protein was modified relative to this genomic sequence to represent the inferred CDS: deleted 2 bases in 1 codon) has translation MASALMAWVWIGLMLAQLNKIGSHRYAHGHFPQEAQEDPDDGGVPAPEDWTDPSFPAPVWNFLKVIPVSGKSPETSDVNQPQYRCSNGTLSLRFSLIRYSDLHLEDGARLLSLPDKCHRSIHIPYTGCCTAIQSGDGSGFWPFKLHYLDRLLQENMTGMAVCENPVMSPQAASPLVTCRTKSVTVKLPRDAELKKVKRHEFLTNQGYLVRKWRTPTTLFVEISKLPDRDCGFEVVYVDSGKLCMVLAACAPVLPKKVGRHHVRRSVDEPDFFDLWGFDDIPVGPFDPDVTTQAATAATTTKAATTTQVTAAQGGDSSEFWGFEEIPEGPYNGTDVEIPGSTAAPTTAPPTTVAPTTAALTTVAPTTAALTTVAPTTAAPTTSATAAPTTAAPTTASTTAAPTTAAPTTAAPTTAAPTTAAPTTAAPTTAAPTTAAPTTAAPTTAAPTTPRRQPRPQRPPRLQPRRASTTAAPTTAASTTASTTAAPTTAAPTTTSTTAAPTTASTTTSTSSTTAAPTTAAPTTTSTSSTTAAPTTAAPTTTSTSSTTAAPTTAASDNCCPDHSRDNCCPDHSRDNCCPDHSRDNCCPDHSRDNCCPDHSRDNCCPDHSRDNCCPDHSRDNCCPDHSRDNCCPDHSRDNCCPDHSRDNCCPDHSRDNCCPDHSRPHDCRPHDCRPHDCRPDDSGPDDSGPDDCGPDDCGPHDSGPHHSGSDNCCYNCRPDHCCPDHTPTTAAPTTAAPTTAAPTTAAPTTAAPTTLRPQRPPPLRLRQLRPPPLRLRQLRPRQLRPRPQRPPLQRPPLQQLRPLLPPLLQPRRQLPRRQLPPRQRLRQLLPRPQPPQLPPRPLLPRPQWPPQLPPRPQPLRQRPPRLQLRPQRPPLLRLRPQRPPLLRLRPQRPPLLRPPLLRPPLLRLPLLRLRPQRLPLLRPPLLQLRPQRPPLLQLRPLLPPLLQLRRQLPRRQLPPPQRLRPQRPPPQRLRQLPPRPQPLQLPPRPQPLQLPPRPLLPRPQPLPQRPPRLLPRPQRPPRLLLRPQRPPRLLLRPQRPPRLRPPRLRPRQLRLPLLSDHSGPHYSGPHYSSSDHSCSDDSCSDDSCPDDSCPDHCRSDHSRSHDCRPDHSGPHDCSSDHW, from the exons ATGGCGTCCGCACTGATGGCTTGGGTTTGGATCGGATTAATGCTAGCCCAGCTCAACAAGATAGGCAGCCACCGGTATGCACATGGTCATTTCCCCCAGGAGGCACAGGAGGACCCTGATGACGGCGGCGTCCCGGCTCCAGAAGACTGGACCGACCCAAGTTTCCCTGCGCCGGTTTGGAATTTCCTCAAAG TCATTCCAGTAAGTGGGAAAAGTCCAGAGACATCAGACGTCAACCAGCCACAGTATCGCTGCAGTAATGGAACACTTTCCCTGCGCTTTTCACTCATCCGATACTCAGATCTGCATCTGGAGG ATGGTGCCCGATTGTTGTCACTGCCTGACAAGTGTCACAGATCTATTCATATTCCTTATACCGGCTGCTGCACAGCAATACAG AGTGGAGATGGAAGTGGCTTCTGGCCGTTCAAACTGCATTACTTGGACCGTCTACTGCAGGAGAACATGACAGGCATGGCTGTCTGTGAGAATCCAGTAATGTCACCACAAGCAGCGTCTCCATTGGTGACTTGTAGAACAAAGAGTGTCACTGTGAAGCTTCCTCGTGATGCAGAACTGAAGAAGGTGAAACGACATG AGTTTCTCACTAACCAAGGATACTTGGTGAGAAAATGGAGGACCCCCACTACATTGTTTGTGGAGATATCAAAGTTGCCAGACAGG GATTGTGGCTTTGAAGTGGTGTACGTTGACTCCGGGAAACTTTGCATGGTGCTCGCAGCTTGTGCCCCTGTGTTGCCTAAAAAGGTTGGAAGGCACCATGTTAGGAGATCTGTGGACGAACCAGATTTTTTTGACCTGTGGGGCTTTGATGATATTCCTGTTGGACCATTTGATCCTGACGTGACGACACAGGCGGCAACGGCGGCAACGACGACGAAGGCGGCAACGACGACGCAGGTGACAGCGGCGCAAGGTGGAGATTCTTCTGAGTTTTGGGGATTTGAAGAAATTCCTGAAGGGCCATACAATGGAACAGATGTAGAGATTCCAGGAtctactgcagctccgaccacgGCGCCCCCCACCACAGTGGCTCCGACGACTGCAGCCCTGACCACAGTGGCTCCGACGACTGCAGCCCTGACCACAGTGGCTCCGACGACTGCGGCCCCCACCACGTCGGCTACGGCAGCTCCAACAACTGCAGCCCCAACCACTGCCtcgaccacagcggcccccacgactgcagctccgaccacagcggcccccacgactgcagctccgaccacagcggcccccacgactgcagctccgaccacagcggcccccacgactgcagctccgaccacagcggcccccacgactgcagctccgaccaca ccTCGACGACAGCCtcgaccacagcggcccccacgactgcagccTCGACGA GCCtcgaccacagcggcccccacgactgcagccTCGACGACAGCCtcgaccacagcggccccaacgactgcagctccgacgACTACCTCGACgacagcggccccaacgacgGCCTCGACGACTACCTCGACCTCGTCGACGACGGCGGCCCCGACCACTGCAGCTCCGACGACTACCTCGACCTCGTCGACGACGGCGGCCCCGACCACTGCGGCTCCGACGACTACCTCGACCTCGTCGACGACGGCGGCCCCGACCACTGCGGC ctccgacaactgctgccccgaccACAGCCGCgacaactgctgccccgaccACAGCCGCgacaactgctgccccgaccACAGCCGCgacaactgctgccccgaccACAGCCGCgacaactgctgccccgaccACAGCCGCgacaactgctgccccgaccACAGCCGCgacaactgctgccccgaccACAGCCGCgacaactgctgccccgaccACAGCCGCgacaactgctgccccgaccACAGCCGCgacaactgctgccccgaccACAGCCGCgacaactgctgccccgaccACAGCCGCgacaactgctgccccgaccACAGCCGCCCCCACGACTGCCGCCCCCACGACTGCCGCCCCCACGACTGCCGCCCCGACGACAGCGGCCCCGACGACAGCGGCCCCGACGACTGCGGCCCCGACgactgcggcccccacgacagcgGCCCccaccacagcggctctgacaactGCTGCTACAACTGCCGCCCCGACCACTGCTGCCCCGACCACA ctccgacaacTGCGGCCCccactactgcagctccgacaacTGCGGCCCccactactgcagctccgacaacTGCGGCCCccactact ctccgaccacagcggcccccaccACTGCGGCTCCGACAACTGCGGCCCCCACCACTACGGCTCCGACAACTGCGGCCCCGACAACTGCGGccccgaccacagcggcccccactaCAGCGGCCCCCACTacagcagctccgaccactgctgcccccactaCTGCAGCCCCGACGACAGCTGCCCCGACGACAGCTGCCCCCACgacagcggctccgacaactgctgccccgaccACAGCCGCCACAACTGCCGCCCCGACCACTGCTGCCCCGACCACAGTGGCCCCCACAACTGCCGCCCCGACCACAGCCGCTACGacagcggcccccacgactgcagctccgaccacagcggcccccactaCTGCggctccgaccacagcggcccccactaCTGCggctccgaccacagcggcccccactaCTGCGGCCCCCACTACTGCGGCCCCCACTACTGCGGCTCCCACTACTGCggctccgaccacagcggctccCACTACTGCGGCCCccactactgcagctccgaccacagcggcccccactactgcagctccgaccactgctgcccccactactgcagctccgacgACAGCTGCCCCGACGacagctgcccccaccacagcggctccgaccacagcggcccccaccacagcggctccgacaactGCCGCCCCGACCACAGCCGCTACAACTGCCGCCCCGACCACAGCCGCTACAACTGCCGCCCCGACCACTGCTGCCCCGACCACAGCCGCtaccacagcggcccccacgactgctgccccgaccacagcggcccccacgactgctgctccgaccacagcggcccccacgactgctgctccgaccacagcggcccccacgactgcggcccccacgactgcgGCCCCGACAACTGCGGCTCCCACTACT ctccgaccacagcggcccccactaCAGCGGCCCCCACTacagcagctccgaccacagctgctccgacgACAGCTGCTCCGACGACAGCTGCCCCGACGACAGCTGCCCCGACcactgccgctccgaccacagccGCTCCCACGACTGCCGccccgaccacagcggcccccacgactgcagctccgaccact GGTAA